Proteins encoded in a region of the Nocardia asteroides genome:
- a CDS encoding TetR/AcrR family transcriptional regulator encodes MSGYPDELSGHVSASVKSSEPRRADAQRNRERILRAARELMHEPGELKLNAVAKACGIGQGTLYRHFPTREDLLAEVYRHEVDELVAAAARLLTTHQPPDALAAWFDRVAAYARVKRDVFAAVEAATWRDLAAHSLGPIGEAVELLLAAGRSDGSIRADTEARDVIVLISWLSRLDDAELDSRGPRLLSILVDGLRTHRPRATTQRHAHDASCTARPGLSPD; translated from the coding sequence ATGTCCGGTTACCCCGACGAGCTTAGCGGACACGTGTCCGCTTCTGTCAAGAGCAGCGAACCACGGCGCGCAGACGCACAACGCAACCGCGAACGGATCCTCCGAGCGGCACGAGAACTGATGCACGAGCCGGGAGAGCTGAAGCTCAACGCGGTCGCGAAAGCCTGCGGCATCGGGCAGGGCACGCTGTACCGGCACTTCCCGACGCGGGAGGACCTGCTCGCCGAGGTCTACCGCCATGAAGTGGACGAACTGGTTGCCGCGGCGGCTCGCCTGCTGACAACGCATCAGCCGCCGGATGCGTTGGCGGCGTGGTTCGATCGGGTGGCGGCCTACGCCCGGGTCAAGCGTGATGTGTTCGCCGCAGTCGAGGCGGCGACCTGGCGCGACCTCGCTGCCCACAGTCTCGGCCCGATCGGTGAGGCGGTGGAACTGCTGCTGGCGGCTGGTCGCTCGGACGGCAGCATCCGCGCCGATACCGAAGCCCGCGACGTCATCGTGCTCATCAGCTGGTTGTCGCGGCTCGACGACGCGGAGCTCGACAGTCGCGGACCGCGGTTGCTGTCGATCCTCGTCGACGGACTCCGCACACACCGCCCTCGAGCGACTACGCAGCGGCACGCTCATGATGCCAGCTGCACGGCGCGCCCTGGCCTGTCCCCTGATTGA
- a CDS encoding alpha-xenorhabdolysin family binary toxin subunit A, translating into MPESDRGHSLVLSGRFPSTRRSSMTSLDIGPGELSEPGVQGGPNFILSRPEWIKIQVFVQDALVLPTTQTEFRNSLGPGAPNDLSDFTKLINVYRLINDDGKNWRDSIYPKAISVASNILQYGRDKVPVYYPPIKDLAQRLMNNPNDQQAKNDLKSVLKTLRGEADKQVQWARLVSSTTFQFAYDIETDKTTLVGTDGNGGLVAYYDKKYGQASQAVADVTKQIADEKTVLKAANDEYNHDVVVASTTPAYAWLGLPGFIAGAVVAGEYGARAVEALKRVKAAKAQINKLEAELAADANLMNAARSAQQSSSTIAQDITAVLPVVQKIEGVWGALFDDLGYILDLIDNNIAQVPPIIMDLGVDAAIAKWAAVAQEAEKFLRNAHVSEQPDGFEQWTVEGWRLATLITPNRVLAGALR; encoded by the coding sequence GTGCCCGAAAGCGACAGAGGACATTCGCTGGTGTTATCCGGCCGGTTTCCCTCAACAAGGAGGTCATCGATGACCAGTTTGGATATCGGACCCGGAGAGTTGTCCGAGCCCGGCGTGCAGGGCGGGCCGAATTTCATTCTCAGCCGGCCCGAGTGGATCAAGATCCAGGTCTTCGTCCAGGATGCGCTCGTCCTTCCGACAACACAGACCGAGTTCAGGAACTCCTTGGGCCCGGGCGCGCCCAATGACCTGTCCGACTTCACCAAACTGATCAATGTCTATCGACTGATCAATGATGACGGCAAGAATTGGCGTGACTCGATCTATCCCAAGGCGATCAGCGTGGCCAGCAACATCCTTCAGTACGGCAGGGACAAGGTCCCGGTCTACTACCCGCCCATCAAGGACCTGGCGCAACGGCTGATGAACAATCCGAACGATCAGCAGGCGAAGAACGACTTGAAGTCGGTTCTCAAGACGTTGCGGGGCGAGGCCGACAAGCAGGTACAGTGGGCGCGCTTGGTGTCGAGCACGACATTCCAGTTCGCGTATGACATCGAAACCGACAAAACAACGTTGGTGGGGACGGACGGCAATGGCGGCCTGGTCGCGTACTACGACAAGAAATACGGTCAAGCCAGCCAGGCCGTCGCCGACGTCACGAAGCAGATCGCCGACGAGAAGACTGTGCTGAAGGCGGCGAACGACGAGTACAACCACGATGTGGTGGTGGCGTCGACAACGCCGGCCTACGCGTGGCTGGGATTGCCCGGGTTCATCGCCGGAGCGGTCGTGGCCGGTGAATACGGCGCTCGCGCTGTCGAAGCCCTGAAACGAGTGAAAGCCGCCAAGGCGCAGATCAACAAGCTGGAAGCCGAGTTGGCCGCCGACGCGAATCTGATGAACGCCGCTCGGTCCGCTCAGCAGAGTTCCTCGACGATCGCGCAGGACATCACGGCAGTTCTCCCGGTGGTCCAGAAGATCGAGGGAGTATGGGGTGCTTTGTTCGACGACCTCGGGTACATCCTTGACTTGATCGACAACAACATCGCTCAGGTCCCCCCGATCATCATGGACCTGGGCGTCGACGCGGCCATCGCCAAGTGGGCCGCGGTGGCCCAAGAGGCCGAGAAATTCCTCAGGAACGCCCACGTCAGCGAGCAGCCCGACGGTTTCGAGCAGTGGACCGTGGAGGGATGGCGGCTGGCGACCCTCATCACGCCGAACCGCGTCCTCGCAGGCGCGCTCCGGTGA
- a CDS encoding recombinase family protein: MAVERTFTDKASGKDTARPQLEELIAFVRGGDTVIVHSMDHLACNLDDLRRLVRTLTGKGVRVEFVKEALTFTGEDSPMVNLVLSVMGAFAEFERALILERQREGIAAAKACGAYTDANPPSPPSKPPNCAPARPPGVSKAELVREFGVSREIVYSYLRTDAAAS, from the coding sequence ATCGCCGTCGAGCGCACCTTCACCGACAAGGCCTCCGGGAAGGACACCGCACGCCCACAGCTGGAGGAGCTGATCGCGTTCGTGCGCGGCGGCGACACCGTGATCGTGCACTCCATGGACCACCTCGCCTGCAACCTCGACGACTTGCGCCGGTTGGTGCGCACTTTGACCGGCAAGGGTGTGCGGGTGGAGTTCGTGAAGGAGGCGCTGACCTTCACCGGGGAGGACTCACCGATGGTGAATCTGGTGCTGAGCGTGATGGGTGCCTTCGCCGAGTTCGAACGCGCCCTCATCCTCGAACGCCAGCGCGAGGGCATCGCCGCGGCGAAGGCTTGCGGCGCCTACACCGACGCAAACCCGCCCTCACCGCCGAGCAAGCCGCCCAACTGCGCGCCCGCGCGGCCGCCCGGAGTGTCGAAAGCGGAGCTGGTCAGGGAGTTCGGTGTCAGCCGCGAAATCGTCTACTCATACCTGCGAACCGACGCCGCAGCATCCTGA
- a CDS encoding SDR family oxidoreductase: protein MTIHGKVVAITGASSGIGEATARHLASLGAAVVLGARRTDRLDRLVAEIEAAGGAAAAARVDVTDPADLHSLVTLAVERFGQLDVLVGNAGISRLSPVADLDAEGWSAMVDVNVKGILHGIAAALPVFRRQGNGHLVTVLSVSGLKIVPTQAVYAGTKNAVRTLLEGLRQESTDGMLRTTSISPGLVRTEFIDQAIDDPALHEHVRKNMTDIGIDPMAVARAIEFAIDQPDAVEIGELTIRPTRQG, encoded by the coding sequence ATGACCATTCACGGCAAGGTCGTCGCCATCACGGGCGCCAGCAGCGGAATCGGTGAAGCAACCGCTCGCCACCTCGCCTCACTCGGCGCGGCCGTTGTCCTCGGCGCCCGACGCACCGACCGGCTCGACCGGCTGGTCGCCGAGATCGAAGCCGCTGGCGGCGCCGCGGCCGCCGCGCGGGTCGACGTCACCGATCCCGCGGACCTCCACTCGCTCGTCACTCTCGCCGTCGAGCGCTTCGGGCAGTTGGACGTCCTGGTGGGCAACGCCGGGATCAGCAGACTCAGCCCCGTCGCCGACCTGGACGCCGAGGGATGGTCGGCGATGGTCGACGTGAACGTCAAGGGAATCCTGCACGGCATCGCTGCAGCGCTACCGGTGTTCCGCCGCCAGGGCAACGGGCACCTCGTCACGGTCCTCTCGGTTTCCGGCCTGAAAATCGTTCCCACCCAAGCGGTGTACGCCGGAACGAAGAACGCGGTGCGCACGCTCCTGGAGGGCTTGCGGCAGGAGAGCACCGACGGGATGCTGCGGACGACATCGATCTCCCCCGGCCTGGTCCGCACCGAGTTCATCGACCAAGCCATCGACGATCCGGCCTTGCATGAGCACGTCAGGAAGAACATGACCGATATCGGCATCGACCCGATGGCGGTAGCTCGCGCGATCGAATTCGCGATCGATCAACCCGACGCCGTCGAAATCGGGGAACTGACCATCCGACCGACGCGCCAGGGCTGA